Below is a genomic region from Variovorax sp. J2L1-78.
ATAGGCCTTGCGAACGTTGTCGCGACGACCGATGGACTTGCCGAAGCGCTTGGTCTTGCCCTTGGTGTTGAGCACGGACACGCCCTGGACTTCGACCTTGAACATCAGTTCAACAGCGGCCTTGATCTCGGGCTTGGTGGCGTCCTGCAGCACCTTGAAAGTGACGGCATTCGACTTCTCGCCGACCATCGTTGCCTTTT
It encodes:
- the rplW gene encoding 50S ribosomal protein L23 — protein: MSRMNPTPAFRTQFAEGRLMAVLVAPIVSEKATMVGEKSNAVTFKVLQDATKPEIKAAVELMFKVEVQGVSVLNTKGKTKRFGKSIGRRDNVRKAYVTLKPGQELNLVGEGA